The Elaeis guineensis isolate ETL-2024a chromosome 11, EG11, whole genome shotgun sequence genomic interval GAGACCGGATCTTGGGGCTCAAATTGAAGCAATCAAGTAACTCCTATTCCATGGATGAAGGCCCCGGCTTCACGAAAAGTGGTCAAATAAATCCATTGAAAGAGTAtgatttaggatttttgcttatctagtgattttaattttttataggaTTATATATAAGACATCAAGATAAAGTTTCCACCTGTTTGGCTCACACACTAAATTAGTTCAAATTTTAGATAATAATATTTACATAAATAGTGATCGTCAtgatattcaaaaaaatagtgattGCAAAATTGGATCTTTTGAGTTCCATCATAAATTATATAGAttagaaatttagaaaaaaaagggGCAAACCTTTTTGATAATGGATAAGGGGAAGTTATAATTCAACCAACCAAATACTTGCAAAAAAgtaatgaataaaattattagGTGGAAGGGTGAAAAAcatatttgatttggatttacttCATGGAGAAGTGAAATAAAGTTAACCACGAGTGTCCCTGCACCTCtcagtttttcttttgtttttatcTTCAAAAGTTATTTTTGTCGTTACTTTTAATTATCCCTAACTTTCTAAATCAAACAATGGACATATTTATTCACAAGTTAGATAATTAGGGGTAGAAGTGGCAGTTTATGATGCAACCCATTGATCTAACCTGCAGCTGGCCTAATGTAAACAGGTTTGGATTTGGGATGAATGGATCCTAATCATAAATGATAAATCTGACTTGTCTTCTTTATTAGAAAAGACCAAGATTAGGTTTAGAGTTCTAACTTATGTAACTtgttttaacctatttaatagataGATCAAATTGTGCCCCGACTTGTTTAATCTACTTAACTTGATTAAAATCTATTTAGCATTTAAATTTGTTTAACATGATTTGACCTACCTATCAAATAGGTCATGTAGGTTATATTAGCTATGTACTAAAAATATtgggtttgaatttaaatttttgattcgtttaataattagatcaatttGGGTTAGCAGATATTTAACTTAGCTCCATCCAATCTGGTTTGACCTAATTGTTGGTTGTAGTTAGGGAAcggttataaatttttgaatttgtCCACACCCTTACAAGAAGAATAAAACTATATATGTagcttttaaataattaaattatgccATCCACATCCTTACAGTACTCATGtaataaaaatttcatgaaaacatCTTAGTAGATTGCAGAATGGAGGGTCGCATGTACCAGCTCCGTATGCACAATGATGGAAATCAGTCGCTTAAAGGACCGGCTCGACCGGTTGTTGGTCCGAACACGGGTCTTAAAAGAGCGACGGCGACAGCGCAGCGCGCGGGCGCGATACGCCGTCAGGGAGTAGGATCAGCACCGGCCTGAGCGACGGCGTCCAAGGCGGTGCCAGGAAGAGAGAAAACCAAACAAGAGCTTCGCCTGCCTCCCTCCACTTCTTTCCTTGCCATCTCTCCGACCATcataagagagggagggagaggacgAGAGAGAGACAGCACGAGAAATCAGATCCTCTACGCTTGGATTCTTCCCAAGATCCCTCGCCCGCCGATCTCacctcttctttcttgatcttgatCGCCGGAATCTATCGCAGTCCCTCTATACCCCGTGCTCCCGAAATCTTTTCCGTTCTAGGGTTTTGCTCTGAATCTGCCTTTTCTTGATATGGACATCGGGACGGACGACCGGTATGGCAACAAGAGGGTCCACCAGAGGATGGGTTCCTCGTCGACGGCAGCGGTCCCGGACCGGGCCAACAAGGTCTGCTACCACTGGCGGGCGGGGCGTTGCAACCGCCACCCTTGCCCCTTCCTCCACAGCGAGCCGCCGGCGGCGCCAGCCCACCACCAGGGCCTCGTGTGGCGGAACCCTAACGTCGGCGGCGGCGGCGCGGCAGCTCAAACCCCGGCCCCCCTTCTAAGTGGGGgaaggggaggggggaggggcggCGGGGCGGCTCCCCGCCAAGGTCCCGGACAAGATCTGCAACTACTTTATTGCCGGGAATTGTACGTACGGGGAGAATTGCCGGTTCTTGCACTCATGGTTTATAAGTGATAGCTTCTCTCTCTTGACCCCTCTCCAGGGGCACCAGAAGGTGGCTTTCTTTACCTCTTTATGCTCCTTTCTCCTTGGTTCATGTTCTTTTGATCGGCATCTTTGGTGGGTTTTGGTGGTTTGATCAGGAGTTATCTTGGCAGGTGATTACAGGGATTGCACTTCCATCAGGGTCGGACAAGTTGTATTCAGGAAGCAAAGATGAATCCGTTCGGGTCTGGGATTGCCAGACTGGGCAGGTATAAATTCTCCTGGTATTCTTTGGCCATGGAAGATTGGAATCACACAACGTTTAATCCATCATGTCTGTGATAATAGTGTGTTGGGGTCATTAATTTGGGAGGCGAAATTGGTTGCATGATCAGCGAGGGGCCATGGGTATTTATTGGCATCCCCAATGCTGTTAAGGTGAGATTTTTTGATAGAATTTGTTTCGTATGTTTCTTGGTAAAGTTTGAAATCCACATTTCATGTAGCTATCAGTCTGCTTGCATTTTGAATCACCTGTAGTAGCTTGGATGTGGATGGTCGTGTTTGCCTGGTGGTGAACATTGTTGTATCTGTCTCAGTTTTGCCTTGGTGGTCATGCAGGCGTGGAACACACAGACTGCAGCAGACCTAAGCCTCAGTGGACCACTGGACAAGTGTATGCTTTGGTTGTTGGTAATGAGATGCTTTTTGCTGGGACACAGGTATTCCCCTTTCCCCTTAGGCCATGTTTCAAAATCCTATCTTAATTTGTATGGAGTTAAATGTAGATGAACTGTACAGGTCAACTTGTGGCACATGCTTGAAAGAAAAACCCGTCTTTGTTCTCTCTGCTGCAGGATGGACGTATATTAGCATGGAAGTTCAGTGCGGTAGGGAATTGCTTTGAACCGGCAGCATCTCTTAGCGGCCATCGACTTGCTGTAGTTTCATTAGTTGTGGGATCAGTGAGGCTTTATTCTGGCTCGATGGATCATACCATAAAGGTAACATTTTTCATGATTTTCCCCTGAATTTGTATTTTATTTGAAATGCAATGTATTTAAAACTAAGTTGGTTGAAAGGTTCACAAAACAGTACCATGATCTGTTTTGGTTAGGTCAAGTTGGTACAGTGTCATACCAGACCATATCGACACATGGTATGGATGCCGGTACCAATCATGTGCCGATGAgagcaagaaagagagaagaggggagaggagggagggaggaggaggaggatctaCTAGAGAAGGGAGACAGATTGGGGGTTAGAGGTCATTGGTCGACATTGAAGGTTGTTGATCGGGACCAGAGCTATTGGTGGGGTCGCTCGTGGCATCATGGCCAGAAGATGATGGGATTATTAGGAGGGTGAGGCGAAGGGATTGGGGTAGATAGAGGGccggagagagagagatgactaAGATTTCAAAAgagtagaaaaaagagagagatcgaCCAAACATGAGGGGAGGGTCAGGGGTTTTATAAAAGGACCCAACTCGGCCTGGACAAGCTGGTTTGAACTGTTGAAAATCAAACGGAGCCGATCAATTCATCTCAATTTGGACCTGTTGAAACCCTGTTTTGGTTTGGATGGTCGAATCGTCTTGGTTCTCGTCCAGTTTGGTATGATACATCTCGAGTTACTTGGTTTGGGATAGTTTGGTAGATCTTTTTGATGTGTTCCATTTAGTGGGTGGATAATTGTGATGCTGCTCGTATGGACCTCATTAAAAACATATTACTACATACTGTAATCTAGTGTTGTTGTTAATTTCATGtgtttaatcgattctacatctTTCTTTCATGAAATTTGGAATTTACTTGACCATTAAATGCAGCTTCAGTTATAGAATAAATTTCTTATAGCACTTATTCctcttaatattttattatttttaaagattATGTACAAGATCCTTAGGTTTAGCTTACATTGCACCATATGGCTACCAAACAATTTTGGCTTGCATCACATTTTATACCAACTTGCTTTGGTACGAGGCATATTGTACCATCCCGGTAATGTACCCATATGATATTGAGACTTGGTACTATGCAAGTGTTGAACGAGCCTATTTAGGGTGGAACCGACCATTTTTTCCTAGTTTCATGTTGTAGCAACGACCTGTACCACGGGGTTACCTTGGGTGTGAGAAAGGGTCTCCCAACTCTATGTCGATATGGGAGCTATACCATTCCATATTGATGTCAGTACCTTTGTTCCTATGATGGTACGACACCTGGTATCAGTAACTAGTATGGTACATGGTATTGGTAATTGGTATGGTATCTGGTACCACTATAGCGAACCTttgtttatatggattaaaatgaCAACTAAATTATCCAAATTTACTTATGTGTATTTTATTTGTCAGGTTGTTTCAATCATTGAGATGATTAAttggtatcttttttttttaacctccGCACCCAATGTCTTTTCTGACCTTTTATCTCTCAAGGAAGAGATTAGAATTTGCATCACCCTCCTACCATAGAGGGTGTCAAGGAGGCAAATGTCTGGACTTGGGAGCATTATGTTAGCTGGGGGATGCAAGATGATGTACAACATTTGTACAATTGATTGTTGACTTTGATGCATGGGATGATGTTCCACATCAAAATAAGATGTTCCGTTGCCAACTTTcctcattttctttttttatttaccTTATTAGCATAAGAAATACTTTGTTCAATCTTGTAAACATTTGGGATATcctcatttcttttttttatttactttatTAGCATAAGAAAATACTTTGTTCAGTCTTGTAAACATTTGGGATATCTTTCAGGTGTGGGACCTTGCTACTTTACAGTGTATCCAGACCCTTACTGACCACACATCAGTTGTTATGTCAGTACTTTGTTGGGATCAATTTTTATTATCTTGTTCACTGGACAAAACAATAAAGGTCAGAAATTTTTTGGTATATTTAGTGTTAATCACTTAACTGTACCTGTCACTTTGGTTTATTGCATCTTTTCTACAGCTAATTGGCACTCAATCATCATGACGGTCAATTAGTTACTTTTTTTTGTCTATGCAGGTCTGGGTTGCTACAGAAAGTGGAAATCTGGAAGCGACTTATACTCATAATGAAGAACATGTATGCCTCTATGCCATTCAGCATAAACTTGTGAAATTGAAAATTATTGCCCCTTTTAAAAGCtatcattttttttatcaataaagaacCTTGCTTCATAAAATGACCAAATTATGATATGGTAACATTATAGTGCTTGTTCATATATCTCTCTCTGTCACTTTTATGGAATCATTGTATATGTCAAAGCTTTAACTTACAAGAACTTCTCAGCTTCCCAAAACTTATTATTTCTTTGTTCTGTTTGTTTCTGACATCAAAACAATGTGGTTTCACCACTATCATAAGTTCAAACCATTAAAATCACTCGGATGGAAGGTCTTCCATAGCTTGATATGATAATTAACTATGATTGAATTGTTTGATATTAGTGCCTGACTGCCTGCATGAATTTTGAAAACTTCATTAGTTTATGGATTATTTGACTGAGAAAATGTTGGAATGTATTTCAGTTTCCCTATAGGAGAGGTCTTTGTGGGCTTTGTCATCAACCCAACATCAGGTTTTATGATTTTGAGGATAAGAAAAATTAAGATCCATATTACAGATAAAGACTTAAAGGAAGCATAACAATGATTTTTGATGGTGAAGTTTAGCTGGCCTGAGCTTGGATCTTTTAGTGTTTAAGTTCCTATTCTCACTTTCTGAATTATATGCTCATCTACAATGTCTATTGTTTTCTTATAGAGTGGTCCCGTAAGCTAATGAGAAGTTCACATCAGTCCGTGTTGTATTATAAGGACTCCGGTTCATGTGCCAGGTGCAAGTGCATGCCAAATTGTCAGATTTTCTCAATATCTAAGTATTTCTTATTATAGTGCTGTGTTCAAATGTAATATCAAGTGCTCTATTTAACCCTCAGACATTGGTATTTTAGGCCAATTGAAGGGCCTGGGTTTCATAGGTCTTATCAAGTAGTGGGTCACGGCATTAGTAAGTATGCGCCGTTAGATCCAAGAGACATACTTAGATCTATGGTAAAAGTCATTATGTGCCAATTCATTTATTATCGTGGACAATTCATCTACCTTTATTATGATGTAATCTTCTTTAGCACTAACTTGATGAATGATCAGTTCTAACCAAACAAAAACTTTATCGTAATCCATCAATTGCTATATGTTTTGGTTTTTGTTGATTGTTCCCCTTCTGCTAGAAGTTGGCTGAGTGGTCTTGTTTGTGCAGTTGCCTAGGCTAAAGTAGTCCCTCATGTCTTTCTCATTAGTGCCCAAACACCTTAGCTGTGACTTATAGGTTCTGATGATTCTAATTagttactttttaaaaaaaatgcgtATTCACCATTGGTACATTTGTTTGTtgcattaatttaattattaaccATGTTTCTTGGTTATCAAATAATACTCTTGTATAATATCTATAGAgaacatataatttttattagctAACATGTCATGTCACACTAGAGTAGAGCCTTAGTTAAATATGATAGAGTTCTTTTAAATAACCTTTTCTCCTTAAATTTCTTTTATTTGTTTACtttatattttttgtatttatGAATATTTTCTAATGAAAACATCCTTGGTCTTTTTCTGTGCTTTGGTTTGCTGCCAAAATTGCAATCGCATTTTGAAATATTGAGCCTTATCTTGAGTGCCACCATTGCGGCTTTGTTAGGCATAGAGTCTCTTAtatttcaaatctttatattggGTCATTGACATTGATGCCAAAAAGGTGATATCAGCTTGAGTTGGAGAGAAGGTAAAGCAAGAGCTAGTGGAAGATGTACTCCTTCCTTAGATGAATCCaccaacaagaaaaaaaagaggaatgcTGCCAAAGGCTAAGAAAAAGCATAACTAGAAGAAGCCTATCTTCGAAGATGAACATCTTTTCTTCATATATTTGCTTTGTTCAACCTTTTCATGGCCTTattatttattagcaaatacGTCCTAATATTAATGACTACAAACCTTTGAAAAATGACAAACACAAGAATCAAAAAGACTTGCCAAGTTCCAAAAGGAGGGACTCGAAAGATaaagatatgaaattaaattaatctCTCATAGTTAGTGCTTATACATGGTTTTGGAGAGATGGAGAAGTCTTTTGAATGCACTGGAAGGTTTGCTTTCCTAAAATTCTTGttggattggattgatttgaTAGTTGGTAACCTGCATGGATGCCTCTGACTCAAAACTCCTCGAGTTGATGGCAAGTTATCCTTTAGTATTTATTTCCCTTTGAAGCTTAAAGAAGTTGATGATGTAATCTGATGCATGTGTTCCATTGTGCCACTTTTTtaatcttacttttttttttgaccCTAAGCATCATGTTATTCAGCACGCGAGCATTCTCTTATAcatacacagatatatatatatatatatatatatatatatatatatgtatattgctttcatttttttttttggaaaaaaagctTCTTTTGGCTGATTAGAAATTGACTAGGATATAAGGGCCTTCAAAGTCTTGGATGGTAACAAAACTATGATAAGAATGATAAGTGTCACATAGGTTGGTTGTGAACGAGCTTATATGTATTGGTGATAAAAGTGTTCATGTAACTCCTACTAGATGCTTCTTGTGTCAAAATATAAAATAGATCAACTACATTAGTATCTCATCGTAGACTAGTGTTCTAGTCcaatgcatgatttttttttttttgcttgcaaACACTTGATGAAAAAGGACATAATATTATTTCAACATCTTTCACTAAAGTATGCTTGGGTTTTGATTTTGCTCAACGAGTGTCATCATAATTAGTCGATTGATAATTTGCTAGGCGTTGCCGGAGTTGTTGGAGTTCTTTCTTTAGGGTTCTGTACCCAGTCATGAAGGCCATGTCTCATGAGTACCTGGGCTAGGACAACCAACTAATGCTAGAGGTGGAATTAATGTTGAGTTGGAGATGAGGACGAAATGCTAGCCAGTAAAAATTCTATACTATTTCCTGACAAGAAGCTACCTataataaaaagagaaaattCACCTACCATCTAGGAATTCATCAAGAAGGCCAATAGAGTGAAAGAGAGACTAGAAGTTGTCTATCTTCTAAGGAGAGAAAATAAGCATTTCATTTGTTGCTCAAGTTGTTACCCATTCACATGGCTTTACAATTTATGATATGGGTGTTATGTGGGTTAAACTAGGTCCAGGTACCTGCAAGCTTGGATGTGGATCACTTACCTTAAAAATGAGCCAAACCCTACCCCTCCAAGCATCATATCAAGTCCAGGTTTGGCCTTGTTTAGGAGAGATTCCAAAAGACCCATTGAGTCTATGGGTCAGCATTAGGTTTTCTAAGACTTCCACCCTACCTAATGATATGTTATAGATCATGTCCAGTCAGGGTCCCAAGTAGTTATCAGTAGTAGATAAGTTTTATTTGCTTCatccataaaaaaaattcattggtGGCATAGCTTGAAATTATAGTTaagaaatttcataaaaattgcgGGGATATAAGAGGAATGTAATAATCCAGTACCTTAATTGTATGATATGATTATATCAAGTTAGGTTCGAGCCAGGTGCACTTTAGGTTTGAGTCCTTGCTAGTTTGTGTTGACTGTGTTGGGCTAGTATTGGTATGGGCATACCAATATGTTGTGGTATCTTGCATGGAACAAATTGTTGACCTGTGTCAACGGCAACTAAAACCTTGAACGTTGGACCCACACTTTGGGTTTCAGTGGCATCCCTAATTGCAAGCATATACATTAGACATAAATGACCAAGACACTTACCTAAGAGTCAACACCTGAGACTCCTCAAAAGTCAAAATATGGATCAAACTTAATCACCCATATGAAATGCTCATGCATATTCATGGGGAGATGGGAAAATCTCCCCAAACTACTAGAACAAACCATCAATAATTCACTTCATGAAGAATTCTTCATTTTTAGCCAagtttttgatttggacttgtgtTGATCTGGGATCAAGTGCTATGCCTAGATGCCTCTAGCGTCAGGCGTTGAATATTCAGCTTCATGACTTGTAAGGACAATGTTTTGTTAATTAAGAAAACATGTTTGAATTTGTTAATTTCAAAAGTGTGTTAATGTTGTTGGTGTTGGTATGGCTGAACCTAGTCTTAATGCATCTCTTCCTTCTTCACAGATACGTAAATTACCTATCAGTTTTCAATCTATTAGTCAATCAGAACCAAGATTGTGTCAGCTTATAGAACCACATTTAATCGGATGTATAGGTTCAATTATCGTTGTGTTGAAAAGTTATAATGTTTTTAATATTTTAGCTTTTATGCTACATCCAAGTCTTATCCAAAGAATTTTGGTAAGGTAAATATCTAGCTGTATTATTGTCCTAGAGGGGAAAACACAGTGATGCTCTTCTGTTTTTATTATGTTGGGACCTCAATAGAGAAAATACTTTTTTGGGTTTAAGTTTGCTGTTATAGTAGTAAGGTATTTCTCTAGAACGAGGTTTCTGTTCTGAAGAACTGTTGTGCTGGACATTTCAAAATCCTTTTAGGTTGAGATGGAATTTAATTTTGGTAAACATTTCTAGATTTGATAGTGCAACTAATTTGCATACTTCCAAAGTTTGTTCTCATATACTAGCATTGTTAGTTAAACTTTATGTTCATAAGAACAATAGCAAAATAGAGTAAAAGAAAAATGTTATTGTTGTTATTTGAGCGAGTTGTCAGGATCATTTGATGCATGTTCACATTGTTTGCTATTTTGTAAACCATGGAAGTATTCCTCTGAAAACTCCTTGTGTATGGTCATGTGCTA includes:
- the LOC105054155 gene encoding LOW QUALITY PROTEIN: zinc finger CCCH domain-containing protein 17 (The sequence of the model RefSeq protein was modified relative to this genomic sequence to represent the inferred CDS: inserted 4 bases in 3 codons), which codes for MDIGTDDRYGNKRVHQRMGSSSTAAVPDRANKVCYHWRAGRCNRHPCPFLHSEPPAAPAHHQGLVWRNPNVGGGGAAAQTPAPLLSGGRGGGRGGGXRLPAKVPDKICNYFIAGNCTYGENCRFLHSWFISDSFSLLTPLQGHQKVITGIALPSGSDKLYSGSKDESVRVWDCQTGQCVGVINLGGEIGCMISEGPWVFIGIPNAVKAWNTQTAADLSLSGPXGQVYALVVGNEMLFAGTQDGRILAWKFSAVGNCFEPAASLSGHRLAVVSLVVGSVRLYSGSMDHTIKVWDLATLQCIQTLTDHTSVVMSVLCWDQFLLSCSLDKTIKVWVATESGNLEATYTHNEEHGVLALCGMHDAQAKPVLLCSCNDNNVRLYDLPSFSERGKIFSKEEVRAIQIGPXGLFFTGDGTGELKCGSG